The Spirochaetaceae bacterium genome segment TTCAGAAAGCCGGCGAAGTACTGGTACATGTCGCCGAGGTACTCGGAGTCGGGCTGGGCAAGGTCGAGAAACTCGTGCAGGGTCTGAACCCGGCTCAGGAACGTCTTGGCGGAGCGGAACTTGTTGAACGTCTTCTCCTCGAAGGAAATCGGTCGATCGCGGACCGAGTAAAGGTCCAGCTTGCCCGGCGGACTGCCGAATATCGAATCGGTCTTCAGGATACGCCGCGCGGTGGTGCTCCACTTGGTCCACTCACTTGGGGTCAGGATGCGAGGCACCAGCTCGGCCTTGATGCGTTTCATGTCGGCCGCGTTGTTGAAACTCTTGATGATGGTACGCAACGCCCACACCGGATCGGCCTTTACCCGGTCCTTGATCTTGTCACGGGGCACGGTCGCGCGAATCACCCAGAAATGGTCGTTGGCAAGGATGTGGAGCGCGCTCACGGCCATTTTCAGAGACATTTTGTGGCCACGCTTCTTGAGAAAGTCGATCACGAATTGATCGTCCTTGATTGACTTGATCCGACCGAGACCCCAAGTGCGGTGAAACACGTAGTGACCCTCGTCGAAACTGATGTGCTTTTCGAAGTCGGCAATTGCTTCGTGCACGTTGCGCCAGGACTGGCTCAGATTGGAGATCTTGATATAGTCGTCGAGATGGCTGTGCCCGGCGTACCGGTTGGAGTAGACGTCGACAAGTTCGGCGCGCGCACCATTGTTCTTGGGATCGTGGTATAGGATACGCTTCAATATCGCCACCGAAGCATCCCAGTTTTCGTCCTCGCGGAAGTGCGGATACAAGACCTCGAGGAGCGATACTGCGCGGTCGCCGCCGAGAGCGCGTGCCACTCTTGCCTCGATTTGCATCAAGCCTTCGAGATCGTCAGGCTGCAGCTCGATGATTTTTCCCCAAACCTGTTTTATCGGCGAATGCTGGCGGCGATTGATATAGCGGTGCAGGGCCTTCTTGTAGTACGAGAGAGCACTGTCGAGGTCGCTTTCTTCCTCGCTCTTTTCGGCCAGCGCGCGTGCCGTATCGGCATCTTCGAAGTCGACCTTTATGAGGCGTTCCCAAATCTCGTATTGTTGCTCTTTGTCACCGGTCTTGTCGTAGGTGTCGGCCAACGTACGCAGCGCGAACTTGTTTTCTCCGTGCGCCAATATGCCGGTACACAGGTACTGCACAATATTCCACTTGGCACTGTCTACGAACATGTTCGTCAATACTACCAGGTTGGAGTCGTCGACGATGCGTCTGCCCAGGGTCAGGGTGCCGGCAAGATACAACGCGATAATGCTGTCCCGGCTGACCTGCAAATGATCTTCGCAGAGTTCCTGAACTGCATTCTGAACATCCTGTTCCTTGGCTTCGCGCAGGAGTTCGTCAAGTTCGTGGAAGTTGGAGGTGGTGTAGCCGGTCAACGCGGCTCGCGTCCACTTCTCTTCATTGAGCATCTCTTCGATTCGATTCAAAAGTGATTCTGTCATTCTTCGTTACTTCGCCGTGAAGCCACGAAACGCGGCCCCCTGATCGAGCAGATAAGCGGCACGGTCATTCTCCTCAAGGTCGTATAGTCGTCGGCGCCGCTCGCCCCAGAACCGGACACTCTTGAGGGTAGCGGTGATGCCCTCATACTCTACGTCGAGTCCAAGGGCGCGTTCCAACACTCTGGCTGCATCCCCGAAAGCGCCGATCCTGAGCTTTCCAGCGCGCTGTTGACCAGATACGCGATGTCATTCGATTCGAACGTGAGCTGGCGGCCGGGCATTGCGGGAATGGTGTACGATGAGAGTATACCGAACCGCCCGGTACGTCAAACCGGTGTCGAACCCGGATGCCCGCGGGGTCGCGCGACACGCTTGTCGCGGTACCGCAACCGGTCTAACTTGACGCGGCATGGATGAACTGCCGCAACTGGCTCGGTTTCAGCGCCGCGCGTCGCAGGCCGGTGGGCCCGTGGTCGCGCCGTCGCTGTTGGCCGCGGACGCCGGCGACCTTGCCGGGGGGCTCGCCGTGGCCGAGCGGGCGCGGGCCGAGTGGCTGCACATCGACGTGATGGACGGGGTGTTCGTGCCGCCGATTTCCTTCGGCGCCGATACCGTGGCCGCGTTGCGCAGGCGCACCGGCCTGCTGCTCGACGTGCATCTGATGACCGTGCACCCGGAGCGCCACGTGGCGCAATTCGCGGACGCCGGCGCCGACCTGATCACCATTCACCTTGAGACCGCCGTGCATGCACACCGTACTCTGCATGCGATACGCGCCGCCGGCGCGGCAGCCGGGGTCGCCATCGTGCCATCGACCCCGGCCGCGCTGCTGTGCGAACTCTGGGACGCCGTCGACCTGGTGCTCGTCATGACCGTGAACCCGGGGTATGGCGGCCAGCGGCTCATACCGCGCTGCGTGCGCAAGGTCGCTCAGGTGGCGGCGGCACGGCAGGAAGCGGGAGCGGGGTTCCTCATCCAGGCGGACGGCGGCATCACCGGCGACACGGCACCGGACGTGTTCCGCTCCGGCGCCGACGTGCTGGTGGTGGGAACGGCATTTTACCGGGCGCAGGACCCGGCCGCCGTGGTGCGCGACCTGTCCGCGGCCGGTCGGTGATGCGTGCGGTGGTACAGCGCGTGCTGTCTTGCGAGGTGCGCGCCGAAGCCGGCCGAACGGACGCCGCCGGGCGGTCCGCGTCGGCCCGCTCCGTTGCACCGGCATCCTACCGGGCGCGCATCGGGCGCGGTTTGCTGGTATACCTCGCCGTCGCCGCCGAAGACGGCGCCGACGATCTTGCCTACATGGCCAACAAGGTCGCCGGGCTGCGGGTGTTCGCCGACGGCGAGGGTCGCATGGAACGCTCGGTCGCCGACATCGGCGGCGAGGTGCTCGTGGTGTCACAGTTCACGTTGTACGGCGACGTGCGGCGCGGGCGGCGGCCCTACTTCGGTCGCGCCGCGAACCCCGATGCGGCCGCGACTCACTACGAGGCGTTCATTGCCCGCTTGCGGCAGCGCGGATTGCGAGTGGCGAGCGGCCTCTTTCAGGCCCACATGCAGGTGGATGCGGTCAACGACGGCCCGGTGACCATCCTGCTCGACTCGGAGCGCTGCTTCTGACCGCGCTCGGACGCCGCGGGCGGCGCCGTTCATTGACCTGTAACTGACTACGGCGTACCATGTTGGGGCACCGTTTGAAGCGTCAGCCCTTTCTGCGCCTATTACAATAGTACCAACATCATGAAGTGGGCGACCCGACCGGCCGGTGACACGGCCCGAGGGCCGGCCCGGGAGGAAGTATGGCAAAGCAGGTCAGCAAAGGACAGAGCGTCACGGCGACGGCGGCAGCCGTTCCGGCGGGTGAGTTTTCCATCGGTCCCGATCCGGAACGCTTGAAGGCACTCGACGCGGCCCGGTTGCAGATCGAGAAGCAATTCGGCAAGGGCTCGATCATGCAGCTCGGTTCGGCGGCTCAGCAGGCGGACATTCGCGTGGTACCGTCGGGGTCGGTGCTGCTCGACGCGGCCATGGGGGTGGGAGGATACCCGCGCGGCCGCATCATCGAGATCTTCGGACCCGAGTCATCCGGCAAGACCACCCTGGCTCTGCACGCGATCGCGGAGGCGCAGAAGGAACTGGGAATCGCGGCGTTCGTGGACGCCGAGCACGCGCTCGATCCGCACTACGCACGATCGCTCGGGGTGGACATCGACAAGCTCTGGGTGTCGCAGCCCGATCACGGGGAGCAGGCCCTGGAGATCGTCGAGTCGCTGATTCGCTCCGGAGCGGTGGACATCATCGTGGTCGACTCGGTGGCGGCGCTGACGCCGCGCGCCGAGATCGAGGGCGACATGGGCGACTCTCACATGGGGCTGCAGGCGCGGCTCATGAGCCAGGCGCTGCGCAAGCTGACCGCCACGATCAGCAAGTCGGGCACCTGTCTCATGTTCATCAACCAGACGCGCATGAAGATCGGCGTCATGTTCGGCAACCCGGAGACGACCACCGGCGGAAACGCGCTCAAGTTCTATTCGACGATCCGCATGGAGGTGCGCAAGATCGAGACCATCACCAAGGGTGCGGACAATCCCCTCGGCAACCGGGTGCGCGTACGCGTGGTCAAGAACAAGGTCGCGCCGCCGTTCCAGAAGGTGGAACTGGAGATCATCTTCGGCAAGGGCATCTCGGCAGCCGGTAGCCTGCTCGATGCCGCCGTTGCGAATGGCATCATCGACAAGAGCGGCACCTGGTACTCGTACGGCGACGACCGCATCGGACAGGGGCGTGAGAACGCGAGGCGCTTCCTGGAGGAGAAGCATGACGTGCGCGAGGCGATCGATGAGCGGGTGCGGACGCTGCTGTTCGGCGACGCGTCTGATGGCGCGGCGGACGACTGACCGCCGGGCGCGCGCAACCTCCGCGGGTTGACCGTGCTCCGGTCAAACGCGTTACCATCCCGGTGATTGCAATGTCGACCGCGTACGATCAGGCCAACGGCCGCGCGCCGCCCGAGTTGCCATTCGCGGGCAGCAGCGGTCCGGAGGAAGCGTTCACCGACCTCAGTTTCCAACTGCACGAGTTCGAGGGCCCCCTCGACCTCCTGCTTCACCTGATTCAGCGCGCCGAGGTCAACGTCTACGACATCCCCATCGCCGCCATCACCGACCAGTACCTGCGCTACGTGGCGTCGTCCGCCGCCCGCAACGGCGATCCACAGCGCCGTCTCGAACACTTGACGCAGTTCCAGGTGATGGCGGCGACGCTGTTGCATATCAAGTCACGCATGCTGCTGCCGCTCCCGTATGCCGACGACCAGCCGTACGAGGATCCGCGCCGGGAGCTTGTCGAGCAGCTTCTGGAATACCAGCGGTTCAAGCGGCTCAGCGAGATCCTGGCGCAGCATCAGGAGGAGGCGCACTGGATCATCACGCGCAACGAACCAAGGGCGCTCGTCGAGTCACCCGAGTGGAACGGCGGAAACGAGGTGCAGCTTTCCCCGGACGATCTCCTGGCCGCGTTCAAGAGCATCGTGGCCGCCATCGGCGGCGAACAGCTCACCAGCCTGTACGAGGAGTTTACCGTCAACGAGAAGATCGCCCTGGTGTACGAGCGGTTGGCCCTGACCGAGGCGTTCTCGTTCCTGGAGTTGGTGCGCGGCGGATCGGCGCTGGAGATTATCTGCGCGTTCTGGGCGGTGCTCGAACTGGCCAAGAGTCAGACCATTGCGGTCGTGCAGCGCCAACAGTTCGCTCCCATCATGGTGGAGCGGCGCGGCACCGGGCCCTTGACGGCGTCCGAGTCCGGCGCGTGAGCCGAGTCGTGGACGGTACCGGGAAGGCCGTCGCCCCTCCGGCCGGACTGGAGCAGCAGAGCAGACTGCTCGAGGGTATCCTCATGGTGGAGGCCGAACCGCAAAGCACCGAGCGGCTGGCACGACTCACCGGCATGCCCGCCGATGCGGTGCGCGCCGCGGTGGCCGAGGTACAGCGTCGCTTCGAGGACCCGGATCACGGGGTCCAGGTGCTGGAAGTGGCGGGAGGCTTTACGCTGGTTCCGAAAGCCGAGTTGTGGCCGTGGTTGCGCCACCACTATGGACGCCTGTCGCGCGGCAGCCTGTCGCGTGCGGCGCTGGAGACGCTGGCAATCGTCGCCTACTCGCAGCCGATCACCCGCAGCGAGATCGAAAGCGTGCGTGGAGTGTCGGCGGACGGCATGCTTCGGCAGCTCGGCGAGCGCGACCTGGTCCGCGAGGTGGGCCGCAAGGACGCCCCGGGGCGTCCGATCCAATACGGCACCTCCGGTGAATTCCTGCGCATCTTCGGGATCTCCTCCATCGCCGACCTTCCCAAGCTGGCAGAGGCCGACCGGGCGAAGTTCAAGCTGCCCGATGGCTGACGCGCCGGCGCCGCCGGTCGCACCGAGCGCCGGCTCGGACGACGCGCCGCAGCGGTTGCAGGTGTTTCTCGCACGCGCCGGGGTGGCTTCGCGGCGGGGCGGCGAGCGGCTCATCGCGAGCGGCAGGGTGGCGGTAAACGGAGAGCAGGTCACGGTGCAGGGGTGTACGGTGGCGGCGGGTGACCGCGTAACCCTCGATGGCAGGGTAGTGACCGCCGAGCGCCGGCCGGTCCACGTCGCGCTGCACAAGCCGGTGGGCTACCTGTGCTCGAACGCCGACCCGCGCGGGCGTCGGCTTGCACGAGACCTGCTTCCGCCTGAAGCCGGACGGGCGTTCCACGTGGGAAGACTGGATCTCGCATCAAGCGGACTCATCCTGTTCACCAACGACGGGCAGCTCGCGGTTCGCGCCACGCATCCGAGATACGGTGTGGAAAAGGAGTACGAGGTAACCACCGACCTCCCGGTTTCAACCGCCGTGCTGGAGCGATATCGAGCCGGCTGGTGCATCGACGGCACCACCTACACGCTGGCCGGTTATCGCCGCATCGACGGCAACCGCGTGACGCTGACCCTGACCGAGGGGCGCAATCGCGAAATCCGCCGGGTGCTCGGGCACGCAGGCAAGCAGGTTCGCCGCCTCGTGCGCGTGCGGATCGGTCCGGTCACCCTGGACGGCATTGCTTCGGGAACGTGGCGGGCACTGAATTCAGCGGAGGTGGCCTGGTTTCTCGATCGCCGGCCGCGAGCGGTGCGCCGCGTCGGGGCGGGGCGGCCGCGATGAGGGCGCCGGCGGTGATCGCGATCGATGGGCCGTCCGGTTCCGGCAAGTCCACCGTCGCGAGGTGCGTGGCGCGCAGGCTGCACCTCCCGTGGCTGAGCTCCGGCGCACTGTACCGCGCGGTGACACGGTTGGCGTTGGACCGGCTGGGCGGAACCAGGAGTACCGAGCGGATACTCGACATGATGCGGTCGACGCACTGGACGGTGAGCGGTGATTCGGTATATGCTGGCGACCTGGACCTTAGCCCGACACTATACAGTTCGGCAGTGGACGCTCTGGTGGCGCCGCTGTCCGCCGTTCCCGCGATTCGCACCGAGATCAATCGGACCCTGCGGGCACGGGTGTCCGTCGGCAGGTGGGTGGTCGAAGGCCGCGACATGGGGACCGAAGTGTTCCCCGATGCGATCGTGAAGGTATTTCTCGACGCCCACCCGGATGTGCGGGCAACCAGGAGGGCGCGTCAGCGCGGGTCGGCCGGTCGGATGGTCGGGCGGATCGCCGAGGAACTGGCCGAACGCGACCGCCGCGACCGGCGGAAACCGATGGGTGCGCTGCGTCCGGCCGCGGATGCGCAACTCATTGAAACTTCGCACTTGACGGTGGCTCAGGTTTGTGCGAAGGTTGTGTCCGTAATCCCCACTAATTTCCCCCCGGAGTAATCCTGTTCGCATTATGAGCGACTCGGAAGCAGGCGCATCGAAGCCCCAATCCTTCGAATCACAACTGCAAGAGCAATACATCACCCGCCTTGACCAGGTGGAAGAGGGTCAGTTGATCACGGGTCACGTGATCGAAGTTGGCCCCGAAACCGTGTTCGTGGACGTCGGTCTGAAGTCGGAAGGCCGCATACCACTCGACGAATTCGACAAACCGCCGCACGTGAAGGACGAGGTGAACGTCGTGCTGTTGCGCAAGGAGGGCCGCCACGGTGAGGTGGTGGTGTCCAAGCGCAAGGCCGACGAGCAGGTCGTGTGGCGGGCCCTGAAGGAGTCCGACGAGACCGGCGAGCCGGTGCCCGGTCGCGTCACCCGGAAGATCAAGGGCGGCTACGAAGTCGACCTCGGCGCGGCTCTGCGAGCGTTCGTGCCGTTCTCGAAGGTCGACGTGATGCGGGTACGGGACGAGGACGCCTACATCGGCCTGGAGACGCGGTTCTTCGTGGAGCAGCTCTACAACCGCGGCAAGGTCAACATCGTCCTGAACCGTAAGTCGTGGTTGGAGCGCGAAGCGCGCAAGAAGCGCGATCAGTTCTACGAGAGCGCGGCGGTGGGAGACGTGTACCGCGGCACCGTGAAGACGTTCACCTCGTTCGGCGCGTTCGTCGACCTGGGCGGTTTCGACGGACTGCTGCACGTCAACGACATGCGCTGGGGACACGTGGCCTCACCCAAGGATGCCGTGGTGATCGGCGAAGAGGTGGACGTCAAGGTGATCCGCATCGATCGCGACTCGCAGAAGGTCAATCTCAGTCTCAAGCACTTCACGCCCGATCCGTGGACCACCTTCGAAGAGCGCTACACCGTGGACGACGTGGTTACCGGCAAGGTGAGCAAGATCACGGACTTTGGTGCGTTCATCGAAATCGAGCCCGGCATCGAGGGTCTGCTGCACATCTCGGACATGTCGTGGGTCAGGAAGATCGGCCACCCGCGCGAGGTGCTCGGCGGCGGCGACGAGGTGCAGGTCAAGATCCTGGACTACGACCTGGAGCGGGGCAAGCTCTCGCTCGGGCTCAAGCACGTCCTGCCGAATCCATGGGATACCGTGGAGGAGCGGTTCCCGCCCGGCAAGGTGGTAAAGGGTACCGTGCGCAACATCACCAGCTACGGAGCGTTCGTGCAGTTGGAGGAGGGCATCGACGGGTTGTTGCACGTCGAGGACATGTCCTGGACCAAGAAGGTGCGCAATCCAGGCTCGGTCGTGAATTCCGGCGAGGAGATCGAAGTTGCGGTGGTCGATCTGGACAAGAAGGCACGCCGCATCCGGCTTGGCCTGAAGCAGCTCTCCGACGACCCGTGGGAGGCCCTGGCGCGCGCCTTCAAGCGTGGCAGCGTCATCGAGGGCGAGGTCAGCAGCAAGACCGATTTCGGGGTGTTCCTGCGGGTGCAGGGAGGCATCGAGGGGCTGATCGCGAACAACCAGCTCGCCGAGCCGAGCGGCGGCGCCATCGACCGGATGCGCGACGAGATCCGCGTCGGCGATCCGTTGAAGGCGGTTGTTACCGAGGTGAGCGCCGACAAGCAGCGCCTGTCCCTGTCGCTGCGCGAGTTGCAGCGCCGTGAAGAACGTCAGGAACTGGTGAAGTATATTCACGACGATGAAGAGCCGGATCGCGTTTCGCTTGGCGAGTTCCTCAGAGACCGCACGAACGACTGATGTACCGGAGTCGCGACTCGGAGAGGCGCACCGGTGAGTAGCGCCCAATCATCGTCGGCAGGTACGTCCGGTGTCGTCACCCTGGTGTCGGCATTCGTCGAACGCTACCGGCTGCCGCTGCTGGTGGTTGCGGGCGTGGTGGTGGCGGCGCTCGGCGTGTGGCTGATCTGGGCCGAGCGCGAGCGCAGCGTGGAGGAGAGTTCGGCGCTGCGCGCCGAGCAGTTGCAGGACCTGTTCGAGTCTTGGAACGGAGCCCCGGAGGGCACGCGCAAGACCAATCTGGGCAACGACCTCATCGAAGAGGTGGATCTCCTGTTGCGGCAATTCTCGCGCCGCTATGCCGCCCAGCGGGCGCTCTACGTGCGCGCCGAGTACTGGTTCGCGACCGAGCAGTGGCAGAATGCCGCCGCTGACTGGCAGGAGCTGGCTGCCCGCTGGCCCACCAGTTACCTGGCGCCGTTGAGCATCTTCAACGCCGCGGTCGCCCTGGAGGAAGCCGGCGACGCCGAGGCGGCGCGCGCGCATCTCGAGCGCCTGGTCGCCGACTGGGAGGACAACCTGCTGGTCCCTCGTGCGCTGTTTTCCATCGGCCGCATGGCTGAGCAGCGGGCCGACTACGACGCGGCGCGCGACGCGTACGCCCGGGTGACCGACGATCACGGCGGCAGTAGCTGGGCTACCGCCGTGCGCAACCGCCTCATCGCACTGGAAACGCAGGGCCTGCTGCCCGCAGAGTAGGGGAGCGTGGCGCTCGGGCGGACGCTGCGCGCAGGCGCGCTGGTGATCGCGGCCGCAATCTGCGCCATCGCGGGCTGCGGCCTTCCCGACCCCCGGCCTGTCCTGTCCCCACCCACGGACCCTGGCTCTTCCGTAACCGCGAAACAATTCACGTTCGCAGTACCGAAGTCCACCGTCCGGGGCATCGAGTTCCGGGGCATCGAGCTGTACTACCGGATTTTCCCCGTCGAGTCGGTGCCCGAGCGCGACCTGGAGTCGCGCGAGGAGTTGGCGGCGGCCGGATTCCGCCGCGTCGCGAGCAGCAGCGACGACGACCCACCGTCACTTCCGTTGATCGACGGCCCGGGTACCGGTGTCGTGGTCACGCTCGATTTCAGCCCGACGGACATCGGGGCAGACCCGGACGCCACCTGGGACGGCGGCCAGCCGGTGTACCTGCGGCGGGCGGTCCGGAGTGGTACCGACGACTACAAGAGGTTCGCGTGCGACGAGTTCGCCCCCGGCGACGTCGACATCGCGACCGTGACCGAGGAGCTTGCCGATCCCGAGAATTGCGAGATGGTACAGTTGCAACTGTTCGCGCTGTCCTACGGGGACACCGACCGGTTCACCGTCTACAGCGAGGCATTGAACCTTGGGTCCATCGACCTGACGTTCGGGCGCCAGTGATCGAGTACATCGAGGTCGGGCTGACATTCGTCACGATTGGGCTGACCGCGGCGATCTTCTGTCATTTCGTGTTGCGCCGCCGGGTGCCGGGGGAGTTCTGGGGAGCGCTGATCGTCGGGTTGATCGGCGCCGTGCTCGGCGGCCTCCTGGACCAGGCGTTCGCGGGCGTGATCGAGCGCTTGTCGCACTTCAATACCGTCAACGTGTTCGCGGCGGCGTTCTGTGCGTTCCTGCTGATCTGGTTGTTTTCCCGCCTCAACGACTGATCGCGCTGACCCAAGCGCGTGCTCGCTCGACATGCTCGCCGACCCGCCACAAGGACACGAAGATGTCGCGCACCACGCCTTGCTCGTCGATGAGGAAGGTGACGCGTCCGGTACGGTTCAGCAGCAGGCGCGTGCTCGCCCCGTACCGCCGGCGTACGGCTCCGTCCGGGTCGCTGGCGATGGGAAACGGCAGCGCGTGGCGGGCGGCGAAGCCGTGGTGGGTCTCGGGTGAATCGCTGCTGACGCCGACCACCTCGGCGCCGGCGGTCACCAGCTCCTCGTAGATGTCGCGGAATGCGCACGCCTGCGCGGTGCATCCCGCCGTGTGGTCGCGCGGATAGAAGAACAGCACCACCTTGCGCCCGCGCAGGGAGCTGAGTCGCAGTGGGGTACCGTCTGCGGTGGTCAACTCGAAGTCGGGCGCCTGCTCATGCAAGGAAACGCTCACCGTGAGTCCCAGTCTACCAGCAAATCGCACCCGTTCGGAACCCCGTGCAAAGCGCCGATAATGTATATTCTGTCTACTTGTGGGCACGGGAGGCGCCGCTGGAGGCCCTCTTCGCGGTTCGGGCCGCCAATGCTATCCTCCCGGGTATGAACAAGATCGAGCGAATGCACACCATGCTGCGTGGCGAGCGGCCGGACCGGGTGCCGGCCGGGTTCTGGTTTCACTTTCCGGAATCCGCGGCCGCCGGCACCGCAATGGCGCAGGCGCACATCGACTACTACCGCGCCGCCGACCCCGACCTGCTGAAGGTGATGAACGACAACGGCTACAAGGCGGTCGGCGTGGACGTGGTGAGGTCGCCCGCGGACTGGCGCAAGCTGGAGCCGGCGCCGTTGTCGTCGGCGCCCTACCAGGCCCAGCTCGCGGGCCTGCGCGAACTGGTGGATACCCTCGGCGGCGAGGTGCTGATGGCGACGACCATCTTCAACCCGTACGCCACCGGCAACAAGATCAGTGACAACAAGGTCACCGAGCACCTGAAGGAAGACCCGGAGGCGGTGTCGGCGGGGCTTGGCGCGATCGCGGAGAGCCTGGCCGCGTTCTCGGCTGCCTGCATCGATGCCGGGGCGGCCGGCATCTACTTCTCGGCGCAAGGCGGCGACGCGTCCCGGTTCACCGCGGAGGAGCATCTGCGCTACATCAAGCCGCACGACGTCACCGTGCTGGAGGCGGCCACGGCGGCGGGCGCCACCTGCAACATCCTGCATATATGCGGGCGCGGGATCCGGTTGCAGCACTACGTGGACTACCCGGGGCACACGGTGAACTGGGCGCCGCAGAACGACAACCTGACCCTGCCGGCCGGCCGCGACCTGTTTCGGCGGCCGATCATCGGCGGCATCGACGAGCGCGGACCGATCGTGGATGGGCCGCGCGCGGCGATCGCCGCCGAGGTGCACGGTGCGCTGGCCACGATGGGCAGCGCCGGATTCATGGTCGGCGCCGGCTGCACGCTGCCGAACGACGTGGAGGTGGAACACCTCGCGTGGGCGCGCGAGGCGGTGGCCTAGGAGCCTGTCGGATTCCGGCAGGCTCCTAGGTAGGCCGGTTGGGCCGGAAGCGCCGCCGCAGGCGGGGATTTCGGGGCGCTAGCGGCGCTGCCCGGCGGCGGGTACGGTCACGGATAGCGGGCGCGGAACTCCCCTACCCGGGCGCGCGCGCCGGTGTCGAGGCCGCTGCGCTCGCCACGCGCGAGCAGGTGGTAGCCGAGCCCGGCTATCATGGCCGCGTTGTCGGTGCACAGCCTGAGGCTGGGATAGACCGTGCGCACCGGTTCGGCGTCCAGCCGGCGCCGCAGGTAGGTGTTGGCGGCCACGCCTCCGGCCGCCACGATGCAGTCGATGCCGGTTTCGCG includes the following:
- a CDS encoding tetratricopeptide repeat protein — translated: MSSAQSSSAGTSGVVTLVSAFVERYRLPLLVVAGVVVAALGVWLIWAERERSVEESSALRAEQLQDLFESWNGAPEGTRKTNLGNDLIEEVDLLLRQFSRRYAAQRALYVRAEYWFATEQWQNAAADWQELAARWPTSYLAPLSIFNAAVALEEAGDAEAARAHLERLVADWEDNLLVPRALFSIGRMAEQRADYDAARDAYARVTDDHGGSSWATAVRNRLIALETQGLLPAE
- a CDS encoding peroxiredoxin encodes the protein MSVSLHEQAPDFELTTADGTPLRLSSLRGRKVVLFFYPRDHTAGCTAQACAFRDIYEELVTAGAEVVGVSSDSPETHHGFAARHALPFPIASDPDGAVRRRYGASTRLLLNRTGRVTFLIDEQGVVRDIFVSLWRVGEHVERARAWVSAISR
- a CDS encoding 30S ribosomal protein S1, giving the protein MSDSEAGASKPQSFESQLQEQYITRLDQVEEGQLITGHVIEVGPETVFVDVGLKSEGRIPLDEFDKPPHVKDEVNVVLLRKEGRHGEVVVSKRKADEQVVWRALKESDETGEPVPGRVTRKIKGGYEVDLGAALRAFVPFSKVDVMRVRDEDAYIGLETRFFVEQLYNRGKVNIVLNRKSWLEREARKKRDQFYESAAVGDVYRGTVKTFTSFGAFVDLGGFDGLLHVNDMRWGHVASPKDAVVIGEEVDVKVIRIDRDSQKVNLSLKHFTPDPWTTFEERYTVDDVVTGKVSKITDFGAFIEIEPGIEGLLHISDMSWVRKIGHPREVLGGGDEVQVKILDYDLERGKLSLGLKHVLPNPWDTVEERFPPGKVVKGTVRNITSYGAFVQLEEGIDGLLHVEDMSWTKKVRNPGSVVNSGEEIEVAVVDLDKKARRIRLGLKQLSDDPWEALARAFKRGSVIEGEVSSKTDFGVFLRVQGGIEGLIANNQLAEPSGGAIDRMRDEIRVGDPLKAVVTEVSADKQRLSLSLRELQRREERQELVKYIHDDEEPDRVSLGEFLRDRTND